Proteins encoded together in one Papaver somniferum cultivar HN1 unplaced genomic scaffold, ASM357369v1 unplaced-scaffold_21, whole genome shotgun sequence window:
- the LOC113340355 gene encoding protein ENHANCED PSEUDOMONAS SUSCEPTIBILTY 1-like yields MSAVKEVRRVSVTKVRPASYIIHKRIDLSPWDLKPLGYEYIQSGFVFTKQPLLKKFDNMIAHLKTSLSHNLDHFFPLAGRLDFQKHEDDGTISVYINCNSEGAEFIHATAEISVDDILSPAYVPQSIIDLLFPLNGVLNHEGHSQPLLSIQVTELLDGIFIGCSANHSVCDGTSFWQFLNSWSEICRLSGIHTPDRPPVFERWFMSDRDCPLRLPSSFAEKLLAIKNPTTSDPINLPLHNCAERCFHFTKTSIAKLKATVNSEMVSETKAGMLISSLQAVLAHVWIAVTRARRSLNVDYNENEETLFGLMMSNRTKFIPPLSETYFGNSITFGMVMAKDDEVLTRGSGFLASLLNEVVKSHCDEKIKSSIKSWIQKPFILTFGGVANKNLVARNSQRFDMYGNDFGWGRPIAIRTGRNGKSSGITSVSPGPDEGSIDIEILLPTEVLQAMENDAEFTEAFST; encoded by the coding sequence atgagtgcTGTCAAAGAAGTTCGCCGTGTCTCCGTAACCAAGGTCCGACCAGCAAGTTACATAATTCATAAAAGGATTGATTTAAGTCCATGGGATCTGAAACCTCTAGGATATGAATATATACAAAGtggttttgttttcacaaaacaacCACTACTGAAGAAATTCGACAACATGATAGCTCATCTTAAAACCTCTCTGTCGCATAACCTTGATCATTTCTTTCCTTTAGCTGGTCGTCTTGATTtccaaaaacatgaagatgatggAACGATCTCCGTCTATATCAACTGCAACTCTGAGGGTGCAGAGTTTATCCATGCCACCGCAGAGATATCCGTGGATGACATCCTTTCTCCAGCTTATGTTCCTCAAAGCATCATCGATCTATTGTTTCCCCTCAATGGTGTATTGAACCACGAGGGTCACTCACAACCTTTGCTTTCTATTCAAGTTACCGAATTACTCGATGGCATATTTATAGGGTGCAGCGCAAACCATTCGGTCTGTGATGGTACTTCATTTTGGCAATTCCTTAATTCATGGTCTGAAATCTGTAGATTATCCGGTATTCATACTCCAGATCGTCCTCCAGTTTTTGAACGTTGGTTTATGAGTGACAGAGATTGCCCTCTCCGGCTTCCATCTTCTTTCGCGGAAAAACTTTTGGCAATAAAGAACCCCACAACAAGTGACCCTATAAATTTACCCTTACATAATTGTGCAGAGAGATGCTTTCATTTCACTAAAACAAGTATTGCAAAGCTGAAGGCGACTGTCAACTCGGAGATGGTATCGGAAACAAAAGCAGGCATGCTAATCTCTTCACTACAAGCTGTATTAGCCCATGTTTGGATAGCAGTAACACGCGCTAGAAGAAGCTTAAATGTCGACTATAATGAAAATGAAGAAACTTTGTTTGGATTAATGATGAGTAACAGAACTAAGTTCATTCCACCCTTGTCAGAAACGTACTTTGGCAATTCAATAACCTTTGGAATGGTAATGGCAAAGGACGATGAGGTGCTTACAAGGGGATCTGGGTTCCTAGCTTCGTTATTGAATGAAGTCGTTAAATCCCATTGTGATGAAAAAATTAAGAGTTCTATCAAATCGTGGATACAAAAACCTTTTATCCTAACTTTTGGTGGTGTCGCGAACAAAAATTTAGTAGCAAGGAATTCCCAGAGATTCGATATGTATGGAAATGATTTCGGGTGGGGACGCCCCATTGCCATAAGAACTGGTAGAAATGGCAAATCTAGTGGAATAACTAGTGTGAGTCCAGGACCAGATGAAGGAAGTATTGACATTGAAATTCTCCTTCCAACTGAGGTTCTTCAAGCCATGGAAAATGATGCTGAATTCACAGAAGCTTTTTCAACATAG
- the LOC113339434 gene encoding zinc finger MYM-type protein 1-like — MIAEFDLVMQEHLRRIKNHEVYHHYLGPSIQNELIALLARHVKDKIVQKIQEAKWTTRREGLFNKLEELLQNLNLDIRNVRGQGYDNGANMTGKNKGVQKRLLKVNPRAFYMPCACHSLNLALCDMASSCPRAVSFFQVVQHIYNFFSGSTKRWTVFKKHVKGLTVKPLSDTRWESHIEAIKAIRFQAPEIRDALIELSTSADFDAKTRGTAYSILTREIDNFEIILGMVVWHRALLAVNSVSIKLQTEDMNLDDAVTKLKDLVSFFKDYRRNGFEGALEEAKILATSMNIEPIFYEVRVRKRKKHFDEIDEIEEVQPPLQEKLRSLDDSTLRNSCVKLEKYLSYEMEFDINGDEFIRS; from the exons ATGATTGCCGAGTTCGATTTGGTAATGCAAGAACATCTTCGACGTATTAAAAACCATGAAGTTTATCATCATTATCTTGGTCCTTCAATCCAAAATGAATTAATCGCATTGTTGGCACGTCATGTGAAAGATAAAATTGTTCAGAAAATTCAAGAAGCAAA GTGGACGACTCGACGGGAAGGACTTTTTAATAAACTGGAAGAGCTCTTGCAGAACCTGAACCTTGATATTCGTAATGTTAGAGGGCAAGGGTACGATAATGGAGCTAATATGACCGGAAAGAATAAAGGGGTGCAAAAGAGACTACTAAAGGTAAATCCTCGAGCTTTTTATATGCCTTGTGCTTGTCATAGTCTTAACCTTGCACTTTGTGATATGGCCAGTTCATGTCCTAGAGCAGTCTCCTTTTTCCAAGTGGTGCAACATATATATAACTTCTTCTCAGGATCTACAAAACGTTGGACGGTGTTTAAGAAACATGTAAAAGGTCTTACGGTTAAACCATTATCAGATACTCGGTGGGAGAGTCATATAGAAGCTATCAAAGCAATCCGATTTCAAGCTCCCGAAATACGAGATGCCTTAATAGAGCTGTCGACTTCGGCTGATTTTGATGCGAAGACAAGGGGTACTGCTTATTCCATATTGACACGAGAGATTGATAATTTTGAGATTATACTTGGTATGGTTGTTTGGCATAGAGCACTACTTGCGGTTAACTCAGTGAGCATTAAACTTCAAACCGAAGATATGAATCTTGATGATGCCGTTACTAAACTAAAAGatcttgtttctttctttaaggATTACAGAAGGAATGGATTTGAGGGGGCATTGGAAGAAGCTAAAATACTTGCAACATCCATGAATATAGAGCCTATTTTTTATGAGGTACGAGtacgaaaaagaaaaaagcaCTTTGATGAAATCGATGAGATAGAGGAAGTACAACCACCACTGCAAG AAAAATTAAGGTCTCTTGATGATAGTACCTTACGGAATTCTTGTGTGAAACTTGAAAAGTACCTAAGCTATGAAATGGAATTCGATATCAATGGGGATGAGTTTATACGGAGTTGA
- the LOC113339435 gene encoding polygalacturonase QRT2-like codes for MDLQIFVLSNILFSTIFFFHYYNSYCCSGGTTTSFDLHPPDEKPSNSNELGEILRLHGINDGHAKISSKGMMTVADFGAKGDSKTDDSKAFLKAWMEACSSKNDISLVIPKKKLYRLKPVTFLGPCKSNITIKIDGAIEASVNRSDYKGHWIISKKIKNLIVEGDGTINGNGNIWWKNSCKINSSLPCTHAPTALSFIECKNLRVENITVKDAQQMHLTFQKCMNVEARNLLITAPKESPNTDGIHVTRTQNIKIINSVISTGDDCISIVSRSKKVHAINTTCGPGHGISIGSLGRRNSEDYVSHVMIDTATLNKTTNGVRIKTWQGGSGKANNISFKNIVMYDVKNPIIIDQNYCDQDDPCDEQESRSAVQISGILYKNITGTSASEVSVRFRCSKNHPCRDIVLQDINLVRVDRGKTVKASCNNVKWTQIGEVLPGCSSDNLFVYIATIAL; via the exons ATGGATCTACAAATATTTGTACTCTCAAATATATTGTTTTCGACAATATTCTTCTTTCATTATTACAACTCCTACTGTTGTTCTGGTGGTACTACTACTTCATTCGACTTACATCCCCCTGATGAAAAGCCTAGTAACAGTAATGAACTAGGAGAAATCCTAAGGCTTCATGGCATCAATGATGGCCATgcaaagatttcatctaaagggaTGATGACTGTCGCTGACTTTGGAGCTAAAGGTGATAGTAAGACAGATGACTCTAAG GCTTTTCTGAAGGCATGGATGGAAGCTTGCTCCTCTAAAAACGATATTAGTCTCGTAATCCCTAAGAAGAAATTATATCGCCTTAAACCAGTTACATTTTTAGGTCCTTGCAAGTCTAATATTACAATTAAG ATAGATGGAGCCATCGAAGCTTCTGTAAATCGATCCGACTATAAAGGACATTGGATTATCTCCAAGAAGATTAAAAATCTTATTGTTGAAGGTGATGGGACGATTAATGGAAATGGAAATATTTGGTGGAAGAATTCATGTAAAATTAATAGTTCTCTT CCCTGTACACATGCGCCAACG GCTTTGAGCTTCATAGAGTGCAAGAATCTTAGAGTTGAAAACATAACAGTAAAAGATGCACAACAAATGCATCTAACTTTTCAGAAATGTATGAATGTTGAAGCTCGCAATCTACTGATAACTGCCCCAAAAGAAAGCCCGAATACAGATGGAATTCATGTCACAAGAActcaaaatatcaagattatcaaCTCTGTTATCAGTACAG GCGATGACTGCATCTCCATAGTTAGCCGGTCCAAAAAGGTACACGCAATTAACACAACCTGTGGACCAGGCCATGGAATCAG TATTGGGAGCTTGGGTCGGAGAAATTCTGAAGACTATGTTTCGCATGTGATGATAGATACCGCAACACTTAATAAAACCACAAATGGTGTTAGGATCAAGACTTGGCAG GGAGGGTCAGGAAAAGCCAACAACATATCTTTCAAAAATATTGTTATGTACGATGTCAAGAACCCAATAATCATTGACCAAAACTATTGTGATCAAGATGACCCTTGCGATGAACAG GAATCGCGATCAGCTGTTCAAATTAGCGGCATATTATACAAGAACATAACAGGAACTAGCGCTTCAGAAGTTTCTGTACGTTTTCGTTGCAGCAAAAATCATCCATGTCGAGATATTGTTTTGCAAGATATAAATTTAGTGAGAGTTGATCGTGGAAAAACAGTTAAAGCTTCATGCAATAATGTTAAATGGACCCAAATCGGAGAGGTTTTGCCTGGTTGTAGTAGTGATAATTTGTTTGTGTACATCGCAACCATTGCTCTGTAA